One Terriglobia bacterium DNA window includes the following coding sequences:
- a CDS encoding DNA-directed RNA polymerase subunit alpha, with protein MMTKGFQKPKRLICDLETLSPTYGQFYAQPFERGFGTTIGNALRRVLLSSIEGAAITAVKIEGVLHEFTPIPNVTEDATNIIMNLKQIPIRLKVAHEKTVYLETDQPGEVKSGNITLDPDVEILDPNVHVATIGEGGLLKIEMRVKNGRGYIPADENFEEDLPIGYIPLDSVHSPIKRVNYSVEAARLGQTTDYDKLVLDVWTNGCIRPQDAIAQAAKIMKDHMFIFINFEEQPEEEEEEVDRDAERLFDNLKRSVEELELSVRSYNCLKNADIKTIGELVQKTEAEMLKTKNFGRKSLNEIKEILSEMGLSFGMKLGDDGKPLPAPKPE; from the coding sequence ATTATGACAAAAGGGTTCCAGAAGCCTAAAAGACTGATTTGCGACCTCGAGACACTGAGTCCGACCTACGGACAGTTCTATGCTCAGCCGTTTGAGCGCGGATTCGGCACGACGATCGGTAACGCCCTGCGCCGGGTCCTGCTTTCGTCGATAGAAGGGGCGGCGATAACGGCGGTCAAAATCGAAGGGGTGCTGCACGAGTTCACCCCCATCCCCAATGTGACGGAAGACGCCACCAACATCATCATGAACCTCAAGCAGATCCCGATCCGGCTGAAAGTGGCGCACGAGAAGACCGTTTATCTTGAGACCGATCAGCCGGGCGAAGTCAAGTCAGGCAACATTACCCTCGACCCGGATGTCGAGATCCTGGATCCGAATGTTCACGTCGCGACCATCGGTGAAGGTGGGTTGCTGAAAATCGAGATGCGCGTCAAGAACGGCCGCGGCTACATTCCCGCCGACGAGAACTTCGAAGAGGACCTGCCGATCGGATACATTCCGCTCGACAGCGTTCATTCGCCCATCAAGCGGGTCAATTACAGCGTCGAAGCCGCCCGGCTCGGGCAGACGACCGATTACGACAAGCTGGTTCTCGATGTGTGGACCAACGGATGCATTCGTCCGCAGGACGCCATCGCTCAAGCCGCGAAGATCATGAAGGACCACATGTTCATCTTCATCAACTTCGAGGAGCAGCCCGAGGAAGAGGAAGAGGAAGTCGATCGCGACGCCGAGCGCTTGTTCGACAACCTCAAGCGCTCCGTGGAGGAGCTGGAACTCTCCGTGCGCTCCTACAACTGCCTCAAGAACGCCGATATCAAAACCATCGGAGAGCTTGTTCAGAAGACCGAAGCCGAGATGCTCAAGACCAAGAACTTCGGTCGCAAGTCCCTGAACGAGATCAAGGAAATACTCTCGGAAATGGGCTTGTCATTCGGCATGAAGCTTGGCGATGACGGCAAGCCTCTGCCCGCCCCCAAGCCGGAGTGA
- the ribA gene encoding GTP cyclohydrolase II yields MNFEKVPQAKLPTRLGDFTIYGFRDPETGEEAVALVAGDLAAAGAVLVRIHSQCLTGDVFASERCDCGDQLHEAMRIISEAGRGVLVYQLQEGRGIGLTNKIHAYELQDQGMDTVAANIELGFQADLREYRLPAEILKYLGANRIRLLSNNPDKVLGLEKAGVRVEERVSLEISPNSSSQEYLKIKKEKLGHLLSKV; encoded by the coding sequence ATGAATTTTGAAAAGGTCCCTCAGGCAAAACTTCCCACGCGTCTGGGAGATTTCACCATCTACGGCTTTCGCGACCCTGAAACCGGGGAAGAAGCCGTTGCGCTGGTTGCCGGCGACCTCGCCGCAGCCGGCGCCGTACTGGTCCGGATTCATTCCCAGTGCCTGACGGGCGATGTTTTTGCCTCCGAGCGGTGTGATTGCGGCGATCAGCTGCACGAAGCCATGCGCATCATTTCCGAGGCCGGGCGCGGAGTGCTCGTCTACCAGCTGCAGGAGGGGCGCGGCATCGGGCTGACCAACAAAATCCACGCCTACGAGCTTCAAGATCAAGGCATGGACACCGTTGCTGCCAACATCGAATTGGGATTCCAGGCTGACCTGCGTGAATACCGCCTCCCGGCGGAGATCCTGAAATATCTCGGCGCGAACCGTATCCGGTTGCTCTCGAACAATCCGGATAAGGTTCTTGGCCTGGAAAAGGCGGGGGTCCGGGTCGAAGAACGCGTATCCCTCGAGATCTCGCCCAACTCCTCGTCTCAGGAATACCTCAAGATCAAGAAGGAAAAGCTCGGCCACCTCCTCTCGAAAGTCTGA
- the rpsK gene encoding 30S ribosomal protein S11 has translation MAEKVKKTGKKKTGKKREKLTIPSGIAHILATFNNTIISITDLEGNLLTTSSAGAVGFKGSRKGTPFAAQQAATTAAAGAKDYGMRSLQVYLKGPGAGRESAVRALQAAGLEVKNIRDITPIPHNGCRPPKRRRV, from the coding sequence ATGGCGGAAAAGGTAAAAAAGACAGGGAAGAAGAAGACCGGAAAGAAGCGCGAAAAGCTCACCATCCCGAGCGGGATCGCCCACATTCTGGCGACCTTCAACAATACCATCATCAGCATCACCGACCTCGAGGGGAACCTTCTTACCACATCGAGTGCCGGAGCCGTCGGTTTCAAGGGATCGCGCAAGGGCACTCCGTTCGCTGCGCAACAGGCGGCCACGACCGCGGCAGCCGGCGCCAAGGACTACGGCATGCGCTCACTGCAGGTTTACCTCAAGGGGCCCGGCGCCGGCCGCGAGTCCGCCGTCCGGGCACTTCAGGCGGCGGGGCTCGAGGTGAAGAACATCCGCGATATCACCCCGATTCCCCACAACGGCTGCCGGCCGCCCAAGCGTCGCAGGGTTTAG
- a CDS encoding S8 family serine peptidase produces the protein MSLGKRIPLLTLFFLILFIPISAAVAQVHPSAEFDPHKIIVKFKQDSRMLARNASGTQIARLERLTPIKLDAGTRINPLPGGVERIFVAQLAEGANLEEVLRDLAANPEVEYAERDYIGQADGSGPLARAGTSPAMTVPNDPDFYWQWGLQNKGQLSPPGKPGIDVDAPAAWDITTGDSNIILAFLDTGIALNAPDFADRIIPGYNFINESTLPADDRGHGTAVASIAAATGGDGNTIAGMNWKCRILPVKILDSTGHGSYSAFAQGIIFAVGQRARVINISAGGTEPSQALSDAVAYAQMNGVNIVASMGNTNVEAPEYPAAIPGVIAVGAINNRGERAAPFFGSSTSGSNYGNHIAFVAPGDSIMALDFPAFGEADWFYGTSAAAPFVSGLISLMLAVNPGLSCQQVYDALKVGARDQIGPANEDGPGWDKYFGWGLIDAYQSLLAVPGADNTFFAQAAVGGGYATTFTFTNTGAEATSGILILTGEDGKPLSAGLSSTGYMDTVASSFPIRIPPGGTQSITASAVNQGDPAGTGWARVLSSGGSLQGVATFRQMNGSELKTVVGVLSADATSSAMIPIDDDHTLGTQSRATGYAVANPGNEAIYIRLALINTDGSPASRTIDPPALNPLLPGCHVARFLWEDLGDQNLQFKGTMVLTAQGAKTFSVVALVLNQGLYTAIPVIPAAQSGPAATTNFFAQVAIGGGYSTIYTLLNTGSQAVSGSLILTADDGKPLNALFISPGNPDQVASSFLVSIRPGGTQLVTAGALSPGDPARAGWARVESSGGSVQGVATFQLRNENVLGTIVGVLSAAATKAATIPVDDDRTLGAQSRLTGYAVANPGKEDINIKLVLVNPDGSFSREVYPPGLNPLRPGSHVPRFLWEDLNDPNLRFKGSMVLIERAAKTFSVVALMQNQGLYTAIPVIPAKAPGIQ, from the coding sequence ATGAGTCTTGGGAAGAGGATCCCACTTCTCACGCTTTTCTTCCTGATCCTTTTTATTCCCATTTCTGCGGCGGTAGCACAAGTCCATCCATCCGCGGAGTTTGATCCGCACAAGATCATCGTCAAGTTCAAGCAGGATTCGAGGATGTTGGCGAGAAACGCCTCGGGCACTCAAATAGCACGACTCGAACGGTTGACGCCGATCAAACTCGACGCGGGAACACGAATCAATCCCCTTCCCGGAGGAGTCGAGCGCATCTTCGTGGCTCAGCTTGCCGAGGGCGCCAACCTGGAAGAGGTGCTGAGAGACCTGGCGGCCAACCCGGAGGTGGAATACGCAGAGCGTGATTACATCGGACAGGCCGACGGCTCAGGACCGCTCGCGCGCGCCGGCACGAGCCCTGCTATGACGGTGCCGAATGATCCGGATTTCTATTGGCAATGGGGGCTGCAGAACAAGGGACAACTATCACCCCCAGGGAAGCCCGGAATCGATGTCGACGCTCCGGCCGCATGGGATATTACAACTGGGGACAGCAATATCATTCTGGCCTTTCTGGACACCGGAATTGCCCTGAATGCTCCCGACTTCGCAGACAGAATCATTCCCGGCTACAATTTTATTAACGAAAGCACCCTCCCTGCCGACGACCGAGGCCACGGAACGGCGGTCGCCAGCATCGCGGCTGCGACGGGAGGAGACGGCAATACCATTGCAGGGATGAACTGGAAATGCCGCATCCTCCCCGTCAAGATCCTGGATTCAACCGGCCACGGCAGCTACTCTGCGTTTGCTCAGGGGATCATATTCGCAGTCGGTCAACGCGCCCGGGTAATCAATATCAGCGCCGGGGGGACCGAGCCCAGCCAGGCTCTGTCAGATGCGGTAGCCTACGCACAGATGAACGGCGTCAACATTGTTGCCTCGATGGGGAACACCAACGTCGAAGCCCCCGAATATCCTGCGGCAATCCCGGGCGTGATTGCAGTCGGGGCGATCAACAACCGGGGCGAGAGAGCAGCGCCGTTCTTCGGCAGCTCGACTAGCGGCAGCAATTATGGCAATCACATAGCTTTCGTGGCGCCGGGGGACTCGATCATGGCGCTCGATTTCCCCGCATTCGGGGAAGCGGACTGGTTTTATGGAACTTCAGCGGCCGCGCCCTTCGTCAGTGGACTCATCTCGTTGATGCTCGCCGTCAATCCCGGGCTCAGCTGCCAGCAGGTATATGACGCCCTCAAGGTAGGCGCCCGGGATCAGATCGGGCCTGCGAACGAGGATGGTCCGGGTTGGGACAAGTACTTTGGATGGGGGCTGATCGACGCATATCAGTCTCTGCTGGCAGTACCGGGTGCCGATAACACATTTTTTGCCCAGGCTGCCGTCGGGGGCGGATACGCGACCACCTTTACATTTACGAATACCGGGGCCGAAGCAACCTCAGGCATTCTCATTTTGACGGGCGAGGACGGCAAGCCGCTGAGCGCCGGTTTGTCGTCGACAGGATACATGGACACGGTAGCCTCCTCCTTTCCAATCAGGATCCCTCCCGGGGGCACCCAGAGCATCACGGCAAGTGCCGTGAACCAGGGAGACCCAGCCGGCACAGGCTGGGCGCGCGTTCTGAGTTCAGGCGGCTCCCTGCAGGGGGTCGCAACGTTCCGGCAAATGAATGGCAGTGAGCTGAAAACCGTCGTCGGAGTTCTGTCTGCGGATGCGACCAGCTCTGCAATGATTCCCATCGATGACGACCACACCCTCGGCACTCAAAGCCGCGCCACCGGTTACGCCGTGGCGAATCCCGGCAACGAGGCGATTTACATCCGGCTGGCTTTGATCAACACGGATGGATCGCCTGCCTCCAGAACAATCGACCCGCCGGCCCTGAATCCTCTTTTGCCCGGCTGCCATGTTGCCCGCTTCCTCTGGGAAGATCTGGGCGATCAGAACCTGCAATTCAAAGGTACGATGGTATTGACCGCGCAGGGGGCAAAGACGTTCTCCGTCGTAGCACTCGTATTGAATCAGGGGCTCTATACGGCAATTCCCGTAATTCCCGCGGCACAGTCGGGCCCTGCTGCCACGACTAACTTTTTCGCACAGGTCGCCATCGGGGGCGGATACAGCACGATTTACACACTTCTGAACACCGGTTCACAGGCAGTCTCGGGCAGCCTGATTCTTACGGCGGACGATGGCAAACCTCTGAACGCGCTTTTCATTTCGCCCGGCAATCCGGATCAGGTTGCCTCCTCCTTCCTGGTCAGCATACGTCCCGGGGGGACGCAGCTGGTTACGGCCGGCGCCTTGAGCCCGGGGGATCCCGCCAGAGCAGGGTGGGCGCGCGTTGAAAGTTCAGGCGGTTCCGTGCAGGGGGTGGCGACATTCCAGCTCAGGAATGAGAACGTCCTCGGCACCATCGTGGGAGTCCTCTCGGCGGCGGCCACGAAAGCCGCAACAATTCCGGTTGACGACGACCGTACCCTGGGCGCACAGAGCCGCCTCACCGGTTATGCAGTGGCAAACCCCGGCAAGGAAGACATCAATATCAAGCTTGTGCTGGTCAATCCGGACGGATCGTTCTCCAGAGAAGTCTATCCCCCGGGTTTAAATCCTCTGAGGCCTGGCAGCCACGTGCCACGATTCCTCTGGGAAGACCTGAACGACCCCAACCTGCGGTTCAAGGGGTCGATGGTTTTGATCGAACGGGCGGCCAAGACATTCTCGGTTGTTGCGCTGATGCAGAATCAGGGGCTCTACACGGCTATTCCCGTAATACCAGCCAAAGCGCCCGGCATCCAATGA
- the rplQ gene encoding 50S ribosomal protein L17 translates to MRHRNAGRKLGRKTPHRISMFRNMVTSLLDKERIRTTLPRAKEVRPIAERMITLGKRESLHARRQALAFVKDPDVVSKLFKDLAPRFAQRNGGYTRIIRLGFRQGDGAQMAILELVGSGYKAPKGEEKKGGRKAKKAEKQKPADEPKE, encoded by the coding sequence ATGAGACATCGAAATGCGGGCAGAAAGCTGGGACGTAAAACCCCCCATCGGATAAGCATGTTCCGCAACATGGTAACCTCGCTCCTCGACAAGGAGCGTATTCGCACTACTTTGCCCCGCGCCAAAGAGGTGCGCCCCATCGCAGAACGCATGATCACCCTGGGCAAGCGCGAATCACTCCACGCACGGAGGCAGGCTCTGGCTTTTGTGAAGGATCCCGACGTGGTCTCCAAACTCTTCAAGGACCTGGCACCGCGCTTTGCCCAGCGCAACGGCGGCTACACCCGCATCATCCGTTTGGGTTTCAGACAGGGCGACGGCGCCCAGATGGCCATTCTCGAACTGGTCGGGAGCGGATACAAGGCTCCCAAGGGCGAGGAGAAGAAGGGCGGCAGGAAAGCGAAGAAAGCGGAGAAACAGAAGCCCGCGGACGAACCTAAGGAATAA
- the rpsD gene encoding 30S ribosomal protein S4, with product MARYREAKCRLCRREGMKLFLKGDRCFKDTCGIEKRNFAPGQHGRDRRPKPLVGYGLQLREKQKVRRIYGVLERQFANYFGKAEKKKGITGETLLLNLERRLDSVVCRLGFATSRDQARQLVNHGNVLVNGKKADIPSLAVHAGDVITLREKTKKVQQIQDSVATVGGRGGVPAWLELDAANLKGTVVALPKRDDLQMPIDEQLIVELYSK from the coding sequence TTGGCTAGATATCGCGAAGCAAAATGTCGGCTCTGCCGCCGGGAAGGAATGAAGCTCTTTCTCAAAGGAGACCGATGCTTCAAAGACACGTGCGGGATTGAAAAGCGCAACTTTGCTCCCGGCCAGCATGGACGTGATCGGCGTCCGAAACCGCTGGTCGGCTACGGTCTGCAGCTGCGCGAGAAACAGAAGGTGCGTCGCATCTACGGTGTCCTCGAGCGTCAGTTTGCCAATTACTTCGGAAAAGCCGAGAAGAAGAAGGGAATCACGGGTGAGACGCTTCTGCTCAATCTGGAACGCCGGCTGGACAGCGTTGTCTGCCGCCTGGGCTTTGCCACTTCGCGGGATCAGGCGCGCCAGCTGGTCAACCATGGAAACGTTCTCGTCAACGGGAAGAAAGCGGATATCCCCTCGCTGGCCGTCCATGCCGGCGACGTCATAACTCTGCGGGAAAAGACCAAAAAGGTCCAGCAGATCCAGGACTCCGTTGCGACGGTGGGAGGGCGCGGTGGTGTGCCGGCCTGGCTCGAGCTGGATGCTGCAAACCTGAAGGGCACGGTGGTGGCCTTACCGAAACGCGACGATCTGCAGATGCCTATCGATGAGCAATTGATCGTCGAACTCTACTCGAAGTAG
- the rpsM gene encoding 30S ribosomal protein S13 — MARIAGVDLPLNKRVQIGLTYIYGIGRSRATKICEEAKVDVGTKVKDLTEDQAVRIRNIIQRDGMVEGDLRKAVSMDIKRLMEIGCYRGLRHRRGLPVHGQRTHTNARTRKGPRRIVGKK, encoded by the coding sequence TTGGCTAGAATTGCGGGAGTGGATCTGCCACTGAACAAGCGGGTGCAGATCGGGCTCACATACATCTATGGAATCGGCAGGAGCCGGGCGACGAAGATCTGCGAAGAGGCAAAAGTCGATGTTGGCACCAAGGTAAAGGATCTTACCGAAGATCAGGCCGTCCGCATCCGAAACATCATCCAGAGGGACGGCATGGTCGAAGGCGATCTGCGCAAAGCTGTTTCCATGGATATCAAACGGCTCATGGAAATAGGTTGCTACCGCGGCTTGCGTCACCGCCGCGGTTTGCCCGTGCACGGGCAGCGGACCCACACCAACGCGCGCACCCGCAAGGGGCCGCGCCGGATCGTCGGTAAGAAGTAG
- the infA gene encoding translation initiation factor IF-1: MPKEDAIEVVGTVVETLPNAMFRVELENKHMVLAHVSGKMRKNFIRILPGDKILVELSPYDLTRGRIVYRYK, from the coding sequence ATGCCCAAAGAGGATGCAATCGAGGTCGTGGGGACGGTAGTGGAAACACTGCCGAACGCCATGTTCCGCGTGGAGCTCGAAAACAAGCACATGGTCCTGGCACACGTGTCGGGGAAGATGCGCAAGAATTTCATCCGCATCCTGCCCGGGGACAAGATCCTGGTCGAACTGTCCCCTTATGATTTGACCCGGGGGCGCATCGTCTACCGGTATAAGTAG
- the rpmJ gene encoding 50S ribosomal protein L36, protein MKVRASVKKICVKCRVVRRRGVVYIQCPNPKHKQRQG, encoded by the coding sequence ATGAAAGTGCGTGCATCGGTTAAAAAGATCTGCGTTAAATGCAGGGTAGTCCGCCGCAGGGGAGTGGTGTACATTCAGTGCCCCAATCCCAAGCACAAGCAACGACAGGGTTGA